A single genomic interval of Halomonas sp. GT harbors:
- the hutU gene encoding urocanate hydratase, producing MSTNDKRHDASRKIAAPTGSQLSCKSWLTEAPLRMLMNNLHPDVAERPEDLVVYGGIGRAARDWECYDKIVETLQRLEDTQTLLVQSGKPVGVFETHKDAPRVLIANSNLVPAWANWEHFNELDRKGLMMYGQMTAGSWIYIGSQGIVQGTYETFVEAGRQHFDGNLTGRWVLTAGLGGMGGAQPLAATLAGACSLNIECQQTSIDFRLRTRYLDEQADDLDDALARIERYTNEGKAVSIGLCANAADVLPELVKRGVKPDMVTDQTSAHDPLHGYLPAGWTWEEYVARGKSEPQATVKAAKQSMAVHVQAMLDFQKMGVPTFDYGNNIRQMAQEEGVENAFDFPGFVPAYIRPLFCQGIGPFRWAALSGDPEDIYKTDQKVKELIPDDPHLHNWLDMARERISFQGLPARICWVGLKDRARLGQAFNEMVKNGELKAPIVIGRDHLDSGSVASPNRETESMMDGSDAVSDWPLLNALLNTAGGATWVSLHHGGGVGMGYSQHSGVVIVADGTDDAHARLGRVLRNDPGTGVMRHADAGYDIAKQSARENDLDLPMLNS from the coding sequence ATGTCCACTAACGATAAACGTCACGACGCTTCCCGTAAGATAGCTGCCCCTACCGGTAGCCAGCTCAGCTGCAAAAGCTGGCTGACCGAAGCCCCGCTTCGCATGCTAATGAACAACCTCCATCCTGACGTGGCTGAACGCCCCGAGGATCTAGTGGTATACGGCGGCATTGGCCGCGCCGCGCGTGACTGGGAGTGCTACGACAAGATCGTTGAGACACTGCAGCGCCTAGAAGACACTCAAACCTTGCTGGTGCAATCCGGCAAGCCGGTAGGTGTATTTGAAACCCATAAAGACGCCCCGCGAGTACTTATTGCCAACTCCAACCTAGTCCCCGCCTGGGCCAACTGGGAACACTTCAACGAGTTGGATCGCAAAGGCCTGATGATGTATGGCCAGATGACCGCAGGCTCATGGATTTACATCGGCTCTCAAGGCATTGTCCAAGGCACTTACGAAACCTTTGTGGAAGCAGGCCGGCAACACTTCGACGGCAACCTGACAGGCCGCTGGGTTCTCACTGCGGGCCTGGGAGGCATGGGGGGCGCTCAACCGCTCGCCGCTACTCTGGCCGGTGCCTGCTCGCTGAATATCGAGTGTCAGCAAACCAGCATCGACTTCCGCCTGCGCACACGCTATTTAGATGAGCAAGCGGACGATCTCGACGATGCATTAGCGCGTATCGAACGCTATACCAACGAAGGCAAAGCCGTCTCGATTGGCCTGTGTGCGAATGCGGCAGATGTATTGCCAGAACTGGTCAAGCGTGGCGTGAAGCCCGACATGGTGACTGACCAAACCAGTGCCCACGACCCACTACACGGCTACTTGCCTGCAGGCTGGACTTGGGAAGAGTACGTTGCCCGCGGAAAATCCGAACCACAAGCCACCGTAAAAGCGGCTAAGCAATCAATGGCAGTGCATGTACAAGCCATGCTCGACTTCCAGAAGATGGGCGTACCCACGTTCGATTACGGCAACAATATTCGCCAAATGGCTCAAGAAGAAGGCGTTGAAAATGCCTTCGATTTCCCAGGTTTTGTACCCGCCTATATCCGCCCCTTATTCTGCCAGGGAATTGGCCCCTTCCGCTGGGCCGCGCTATCAGGCGACCCGGAAGACATTTACAAAACCGACCAGAAAGTCAAAGAGCTGATCCCCGACGACCCACACCTGCACAACTGGCTGGATATGGCCCGGGAGCGCATCAGTTTCCAAGGCCTTCCGGCACGTATTTGCTGGGTCGGCCTGAAAGATCGTGCGCGCCTTGGCCAAGCCTTCAACGAGATGGTCAAAAACGGGGAGCTTAAAGCACCCATCGTGATTGGCCGTGACCATCTGGACTCCGGTTCCGTGGCAAGCCCCAACCGCGAGACCGAGTCGATGATGGATGGCTCCGACGCCGTCTCCGACTGGCCGCTGCTGAATGCCCTACTTAACACCGCTGGTGGCGCGACATGGGTCTCGTTACACCACGGTGGTGGTGTGGGCATGGGCTATTCCCAGCACTCTGGGGTAGTTATCGTCGCTGACGGCACCGATGATGCCCATGCACGCCTTGGTCGCGTACTGCGTAACGACCCGGGTACTGGTGTTATGCGTCATGCCGATGCAGGCTACGACATTGCCAAACAATCCGCCCGTGAAAACGACCTCGATTTGCCGATGCTGAACAGCTAA
- a CDS encoding YjiH family protein, which translates to MLPPNTTTRQRPSAALILKLFLPSALGILIFFVPVEIGGRSTILLDHMVSGARRWLGDASGFYALALIAAGAAYPLIRGYWNRNVTERIFTVLKLLGVVAALMALTGWGPAFLHEPDMLPFLFEKLVIPVGLIVPIGAIFLALLISYGLLELIGVLVQPVMRPIWRTPGRSAIDAVASFVGSYSIGLLITNRVYQAGQYSAREAAIIATGFSTVSSTFMIIVARTLDLMAVWNAYFWLTLLITFIVTAVTVRLPPLSRIDDSADDGEPTAVAGKRLLTAWQTGLEVAARAPALHKSVAINFKEGLVMAISILPSIMSVGLLGLLAAKYTPLFEWLGWLFYPFVAVWGIADAAALAQASAAGLAEMFLPALLMAEADFVSRFAAGVVSVSAVLFFSASIPCILSTSIPLSVGRMVVVWFIRVALSLMLAIPTGYLVQALIS; encoded by the coding sequence ATGCTCCCCCCTAATACCACCACCCGTCAGCGGCCCAGTGCCGCGCTGATCCTCAAACTGTTTTTGCCAAGTGCGCTAGGGATTTTGATTTTCTTCGTGCCTGTCGAAATAGGCGGTCGCAGCACTATATTGCTCGATCATATGGTGAGCGGAGCCCGACGCTGGCTAGGAGATGCCAGTGGCTTCTATGCGCTGGCGCTGATTGCCGCTGGGGCTGCGTACCCGTTGATTCGAGGTTACTGGAATCGAAATGTTACCGAACGCATTTTTACCGTTCTAAAATTACTTGGGGTAGTGGCCGCCCTGATGGCGCTGACTGGCTGGGGGCCTGCCTTTCTGCATGAACCGGATATGCTGCCTTTTTTGTTTGAAAAGCTGGTGATTCCCGTCGGCTTGATCGTTCCTATTGGCGCGATTTTCCTGGCCTTGTTGATCAGCTATGGGTTGCTTGAGCTTATTGGCGTGCTGGTTCAACCCGTAATGCGGCCCATTTGGCGAACGCCAGGGCGCTCGGCGATTGATGCTGTCGCCTCATTCGTGGGTAGTTACTCTATCGGCCTATTGATTACCAATCGGGTGTATCAGGCGGGTCAGTATTCCGCGCGGGAAGCCGCCATTATCGCCACGGGGTTCTCTACCGTCTCGTCAACATTCATGATTATCGTGGCACGCACGCTGGATTTAATGGCGGTGTGGAACGCCTATTTTTGGCTAACGTTATTGATCACGTTTATCGTCACAGCCGTCACTGTTCGCTTGCCGCCCTTATCGCGTATAGATGACAGTGCTGACGACGGAGAACCGACGGCGGTAGCAGGCAAACGGTTGCTAACGGCATGGCAGACCGGATTGGAAGTGGCCGCCCGAGCACCGGCGTTGCATAAAAGTGTCGCGATTAACTTTAAAGAAGGGCTCGTGATGGCGATTAGTATCCTGCCTTCGATTATGTCGGTAGGTTTATTGGGATTGCTTGCGGCTAAATACACGCCGTTATTTGAGTGGCTGGGTTGGCTGTTTTACCCCTTTGTTGCAGTGTGGGGCATTGCTGATGCGGCTGCACTTGCCCAGGCATCCGCTGCTGGTCTTGCCGAAATGTTTTTACCAGCACTGTTAATGGCAGAAGCGGACTTTGTTTCGCGTTTTGCTGCAGGCGTTGTATCAGTATCCGCTGTGCTGTTCTTCTCCGCCTCAATTCCTTGCATTCTTTCTACGAGCATTCCGCTTTCTGTAGGGCGCATGGTGGTAGTGTGGTTTATTCGTGTTGCTTTAAGCTTAATGCTCGCCATTCCCACCGGATATTTGGTGCAAGCGCTTATCAGCTAG
- the hutG gene encoding formimidoylglutamase, protein MATNSPSNSPSNSPSNSASNHTFSSTSAETALDMSLWAGRTDPEPNSERWHQKIQPLSQTAAPGCVLLGFESDAGVARNQGRTGAAQGPSALRKALAPLAWHRTGPAYDAGNVRCEGDALETAQQALADRLAALLKAEHFPVVLGGGHEVAYGSWLGLAQHLADNGEKAPRIGIINFDAHFDLRDPSHVRSSGTPFTQIADECAKRGWPFRYACLGISRAANTRALFNRAAQLGVMVREDRDFQPAHLECIRRDLERFMVRCDHLYLTIDLDVLPAGEAPGVSAPAARGVSLALIEPLIETIRDSGKLRLADLAELNPDHDIDSRTARAAARLVFQLALDT, encoded by the coding sequence ATGGCAACTAACAGCCCCTCTAACAGCCCCTCTAACAGCCCCTCTAACAGCGCCTCTAACCATACGTTTAGCAGTACATCCGCTGAAACAGCGCTCGATATGTCGCTCTGGGCGGGCAGAACAGACCCAGAACCCAACAGTGAGCGGTGGCATCAAAAGATCCAGCCGCTCAGCCAAACGGCAGCGCCGGGCTGTGTTTTATTAGGTTTTGAAAGCGATGCAGGTGTGGCCAGAAACCAGGGACGTACCGGTGCTGCGCAAGGCCCTTCGGCATTGCGTAAAGCGCTGGCACCACTGGCATGGCACCGCACAGGGCCAGCCTATGATGCGGGAAATGTACGCTGCGAAGGCGATGCCCTAGAAACCGCCCAACAAGCCCTCGCCGATCGATTAGCAGCGTTGCTTAAGGCTGAACACTTTCCCGTTGTGCTAGGTGGCGGCCATGAGGTGGCCTACGGCAGTTGGCTGGGGCTTGCCCAGCATCTCGCTGATAACGGTGAAAAAGCACCACGCATCGGCATTATCAATTTTGATGCCCACTTCGATCTGCGCGATCCCTCTCATGTTCGCTCTTCGGGCACCCCCTTTACGCAAATTGCTGATGAATGCGCCAAGCGCGGCTGGCCGTTTCGCTACGCCTGCTTAGGCATAAGCCGCGCTGCCAACACGCGCGCACTGTTTAACCGTGCTGCACAACTCGGCGTCATGGTTCGTGAAGACCGGGACTTTCAACCGGCCCACCTTGAGTGTATTCGACGCGACCTGGAACGCTTCATGGTGCGTTGCGATCACCTCTATCTAACCATCGACCTGGATGTACTGCCCGCTGGGGAAGCCCCTGGCGTTAGTGCTCCCGCCGCTCGCGGCGTCTCACTCGCGTTGATAGAACCACTGATTGAAACCATCCGCGACAGCGGCAAGCTCCGCTTAGCTGATCTCGCCGAGTTAAACCCGGATCACGATATCGATAGCCGTACTGCACGCGCGGCGGCTCGGCTCGTTTTTCAATTAGCGCTCGATACCTAG
- the hutC gene encoding histidine utilization repressor: MTSAPPLYLQIQQHLLEKIQGGAWPAHHQIPPEEQLARDFGVSRMTANKAIRDLVQKGYLTRQPGLGTFVTDRKAESSLVEVYNIADEVRFRGHHYSNHVLICEAIEADDEVALRLGVRLGSRVFQTLLVHLEDDTPIQLENRYVNPRWVPNYLTSDFSLHTPNEVLVAACPITDVEHTVEAVLVDQQTADWLAIDTATPCLSMVRRTWSGEQLISYARLLHPGDRYKLRSSVHRQAS; the protein is encoded by the coding sequence ATGACCAGCGCTCCCCCACTTTATCTGCAAATACAGCAGCACCTGTTAGAGAAAATCCAGGGCGGTGCCTGGCCAGCACACCACCAGATCCCTCCTGAAGAGCAGCTAGCCCGAGATTTTGGGGTAAGCCGAATGACGGCTAATAAAGCGATTCGTGATCTCGTCCAAAAAGGCTACCTTACACGCCAGCCTGGGTTAGGTACCTTCGTGACAGATCGCAAAGCAGAATCCTCCCTGGTCGAGGTCTACAACATTGCCGATGAAGTACGCTTCAGGGGGCACCATTACAGTAATCACGTACTCATATGTGAAGCCATTGAAGCGGATGACGAAGTCGCTTTGCGGCTAGGCGTTCGCCTGGGTAGCCGCGTGTTTCAGACACTGCTGGTGCATTTGGAAGACGACACGCCGATTCAGCTTGAAAATCGCTACGTTAACCCTCGCTGGGTGCCCAACTACTTAACCAGCGACTTCTCACTGCACACACCCAATGAAGTGTTGGTAGCGGCCTGCCCAATTACTGACGTAGAGCACACTGTTGAAGCCGTGCTTGTCGATCAGCAAACTGCCGATTGGCTTGCTATTGATACCGCCACCCCCTGTCTAAGCATGGTACGGCGCACGTGGTCAGGCGAGCAGCTCATCAGCTATGCCCGCCTACTGCATCCAGGCGACCGCTACAAGCTGCGCTCCTCGGTGCATCGCCAAGCGTCATAA
- a CDS encoding BCCT family transporter yields the protein MPARRPAQEDKHIATPTPSHQPTPPSHNNSPKAELSTDYMVTELAQGGFFQGMHKGMTLTASGLVLLFVLFTGLGSDTAGSVFGATRAWIESTFSGYYLITVMLLLAVCAFIVFSRYGSVRLGTDDSRPEFSNFAWFSMLLSAGIGIGILFFGVAEPVFYLDDTGAFGYPNNPHADMAGAAAIGHERAIDALRVTLFHWGLHGWAIYVIVGMSLAYFAYRKGLPLALRSALYPFIGERIFGPIGHLFDILGVLGCVFGVATSLGLGVSQMAVGLERLIGVDPGLNTQLMLIAGISVISILSAVSGVRGGIRLISEMNIWVSLVVVSIFLIAGPTLWLIMAFGETMLDYAINFIPMGLWYADKEGTAAWQQGWTIFYWGWWLAWAPFVGLFIARISKGRTLREFVLGVLLVPTLIIFVWLIIFGGNAMYQELYATGGPGSAGIIELVNAWNLPSALFATADNIVGSGTFGWILSAMMVFLLMSWFVTSSDSGTLVLTTILSLGDNEPPKRFRVFWGVVIGLVAAVLLIAGGLTALQTALIAAALPLSIVVLVMTAGVLISLFRETLDARRRKTT from the coding sequence TTGCCGGCCCGACGTCCGGCCCAAGAGGACAAGCATATCGCTACGCCAACTCCCTCTCACCAACCCACGCCGCCTTCGCATAACAACTCACCCAAGGCCGAACTCAGTACAGACTACATGGTGACAGAGCTCGCCCAAGGCGGGTTCTTCCAAGGCATGCACAAGGGAATGACGTTAACCGCTAGCGGCCTAGTGCTGCTTTTCGTACTTTTCACCGGACTTGGCTCAGACACAGCGGGCAGCGTGTTCGGAGCAACACGCGCCTGGATCGAGAGCACGTTTAGCGGTTATTACCTAATTACCGTAATGCTGCTGCTAGCGGTCTGCGCCTTCATTGTCTTCAGTCGCTATGGCAGCGTAAGGCTTGGCACTGACGACAGCCGCCCTGAGTTTAGCAATTTTGCATGGTTTTCCATGCTTCTCTCTGCGGGCATCGGCATTGGCATCCTATTTTTTGGCGTCGCTGAGCCCGTGTTTTACCTTGACGATACCGGCGCCTTTGGCTACCCCAACAACCCTCATGCAGACATGGCAGGTGCCGCCGCCATCGGCCACGAGCGCGCTATCGATGCGTTACGCGTTACCCTATTTCACTGGGGGCTTCACGGCTGGGCCATCTATGTCATTGTCGGTATGTCGCTGGCGTATTTTGCTTATCGAAAAGGGTTGCCGCTCGCACTGCGCTCGGCGCTTTATCCTTTTATCGGTGAACGTATCTTCGGCCCTATAGGCCACCTGTTTGATATCCTTGGGGTGCTGGGCTGCGTCTTTGGCGTCGCTACGTCGCTGGGGCTTGGGGTTAGCCAAATGGCTGTTGGCTTAGAACGGTTAATAGGTGTCGACCCAGGGCTAAATACCCAGTTAATGCTTATCGCAGGTATTTCAGTTATCTCAATACTCTCAGCCGTATCCGGCGTACGCGGTGGTATTCGTCTTATTTCCGAGATGAATATCTGGGTGTCCCTAGTGGTCGTGAGCATTTTCCTAATTGCAGGCCCCACGTTGTGGCTCATCATGGCGTTCGGCGAAACCATGCTCGACTACGCTATCAATTTCATCCCCATGGGGCTTTGGTACGCTGATAAGGAAGGAACCGCCGCTTGGCAACAAGGTTGGACAATCTTCTACTGGGGCTGGTGGCTAGCCTGGGCTCCCTTTGTGGGCCTTTTCATCGCGCGAATTTCTAAAGGACGTACGTTACGTGAGTTTGTATTGGGCGTTCTGTTAGTACCTACCCTGATCATTTTTGTTTGGCTGATCATCTTTGGCGGCAACGCCATGTATCAGGAGCTCTACGCTACGGGCGGCCCAGGTAGCGCCGGTATTATTGAGCTGGTTAACGCTTGGAACCTGCCCTCCGCCCTGTTTGCCACGGCTGATAACATTGTCGGCAGCGGCACGTTTGGGTGGATACTCTCCGCCATGATGGTATTTCTGCTAATGAGCTGGTTTGTCACCTCTTCAGACTCCGGCACGTTAGTGCTGACCACCATTTTGTCATTAGGTGACAATGAACCGCCTAAACGCTTCCGAGTGTTCTGGGGCGTGGTGATTGGTTTAGTGGCGGCGGTACTGCTGATTGCCGGTGGTCTTACGGCGCTACAGACAGCACTTATCGCGGCCGCCCTTCCACTCAGTATTGTAGTGCTCGTGATGACGGCTGGTGTGCTGATTTCGCTGTTCCGCGAGACGCTCGATGCCCGGCGCAGAAAAACAACCTAA
- a CDS encoding thioesterase family protein has protein sequence MIILQSCVASEWVDYNGHMNDAEYARVFSLAVEALMEHIGLDTAGRARHGYTIYTLETHLCYRREAHEGQPLSVELTLLDHDTKRLHVFFKLQDEAGNLLATSEQMLMGIDIDTARPAPFPSPVEEAISALPLAAPSTWPELAGRTIAIRR, from the coding sequence ATGATTATTTTGCAAAGCTGCGTTGCCTCAGAGTGGGTCGACTACAACGGTCATATGAACGATGCCGAATACGCCCGAGTATTCTCACTGGCGGTAGAAGCACTCATGGAACATATTGGCCTGGACACCGCCGGGCGCGCTCGCCATGGCTATACCATCTACACCCTTGAGACGCATCTTTGTTATCGCCGCGAGGCCCACGAAGGACAGCCTCTCAGCGTGGAGCTGACCCTGCTGGATCACGATACCAAACGCCTGCATGTTTTCTTTAAGCTACAGGATGAGGCAGGCAACCTACTTGCCACCAGCGAGCAGATGCTGATGGGCATTGATATCGATACCGCTCGCCCTGCGCCTTTCCCATCCCCCGTTGAGGAAGCCATTTCTGCGTTACCTTTAGCAGCGCCATCAACATGGCCAGAGCTGGCCGGCCGCACTATTGCCATACGGCGATAA
- a CDS encoding GlxA family transcriptional regulator, whose translation MRLHYSGSLPERVGFLLLPRFSMMAFFSAVEPLRIANRISGQALFEWTLFSCDGEPVTASNGMTLLVDQAMGRGLDLPSLAVCSGFEPEDHLSRALISWLHRLDQAGCALGGLDTGGFILAAAQLLKGERITLHWESLPVFRERFPTIETTDELFEIGERRFSCAGGAAAMDMALAVIARRHGSKLAVDVSEQLIHERLRSRSDQQRMSLAQRLGTHHRRLVDAVALMERHLEEPLPLFEIAERVGVSSRHLQRLFEDHLHQTPRQWYLSLRLARAKRLLIETDMEILAVGVACGFGSSSSFSRAFRAHFGSSPRASRGA comes from the coding sequence TTGCGCCTGCACTATTCTGGTTCACTGCCCGAGCGCGTCGGTTTTTTATTGTTGCCGCGCTTTTCCATGATGGCGTTTTTTTCTGCGGTGGAGCCGTTGCGAATTGCCAATCGTATTAGTGGTCAAGCGTTATTTGAGTGGACGCTCTTTAGTTGTGATGGTGAGCCTGTCACTGCAAGCAATGGCATGACGCTATTAGTCGATCAGGCCATGGGTAGAGGTCTCGATCTGCCATCGTTGGCTGTGTGTAGCGGCTTTGAACCTGAAGATCATTTAAGCCGAGCGCTCATTTCATGGCTGCACCGGCTTGATCAAGCGGGATGTGCCCTAGGTGGGTTGGACACCGGAGGCTTTATATTAGCCGCCGCTCAGTTATTGAAGGGGGAGCGAATCACCTTGCATTGGGAGAGCTTGCCGGTCTTTCGTGAGCGTTTTCCAACGATTGAAACGACCGACGAGTTATTTGAGATCGGGGAGCGACGTTTTTCCTGTGCAGGGGGAGCCGCTGCCATGGATATGGCCTTAGCAGTCATCGCCAGACGACACGGATCCAAGCTGGCGGTTGATGTTTCCGAGCAGCTCATTCACGAGCGTTTACGCAGTCGCAGCGATCAGCAACGGATGTCACTGGCTCAGCGTTTAGGCACCCATCATCGGCGTTTGGTTGACGCCGTTGCGCTAATGGAAAGGCATCTCGAAGAGCCTTTACCTCTCTTCGAGATTGCCGAACGTGTTGGGGTGTCTTCTCGCCATCTTCAGCGGCTGTTTGAGGATCATCTTCATCAAACACCCCGCCAATGGTATTTGTCACTTCGTTTAGCCCGGGCAAAGCGTTTACTTATTGAAACTGATATGGAAATTTTAGCGGTGGGCGTGGCGTGTGGGTTTGGCTCGAGCTCCAGCTTTTCACGTGCTTTCCGTGCCCATTTTGGCAGTTCGCCGCGTGCCTCACGCGGTGCTTGA
- a CDS encoding cyanophycinase, with amino-acid sequence MSNTMTRRTLKHSLLALSLGSALISSQAAFADSPGALIIAGGFLQESHQDIFQAVINPVDKPAEDIRLGVVPAATGNISGNYGKIVEAFTRLGLTEENIRLLPLAVNDDSRTEEVDESTWANNGQDEALADEISELDAIWFLGGDQTRITAVLLAEDGSDTPVLAAIRDFHTRGGVLAGTSAGAAIMSSAMLAGGDSQGALFKGFSDDYESMNNQEFGPAVVRPGLGFFEDGLIDQHFDRKARLGRLLAVMLEHEDGQPLGIGIDEGTALIVDNDEWQVAGSGGVTLVDTSETTRPSAGFPISVENVRLSYLLPGDRYLPESGEYHVREGAYETSGNEYFDVPVSLQSGLLSANRNVQELIGFDLLDNSATEQVTSLLIGDENQALRIVFSQDEQTQGYWSQDMTLDRYSFENVRMGLEPLRVELQTP; translated from the coding sequence ATGTCAAACACCATGACTCGCCGTACCCTGAAACACTCGCTTCTCGCCCTCTCACTGGGTAGTGCATTAATTAGCAGCCAAGCAGCCTTTGCCGACTCACCCGGGGCGCTCATTATCGCAGGTGGTTTTTTACAAGAGAGCCACCAAGATATCTTCCAAGCAGTCATCAATCCCGTCGATAAGCCTGCCGAGGATATCCGCCTTGGCGTGGTGCCTGCTGCTACCGGCAATATTTCCGGCAACTACGGCAAAATAGTTGAGGCGTTCACCCGCCTGGGTCTTACAGAAGAGAATATTCGCCTGCTTCCGCTAGCGGTTAACGATGATAGCCGTACCGAAGAAGTAGATGAATCAACCTGGGCGAACAACGGACAAGATGAAGCACTTGCTGACGAGATCAGTGAGCTAGATGCCATCTGGTTTCTAGGCGGCGATCAAACTCGTATCACCGCAGTTCTACTCGCAGAAGATGGCAGCGATACGCCGGTGCTAGCCGCTATACGTGATTTCCACACGCGCGGTGGCGTTCTGGCAGGCACCAGCGCTGGGGCAGCAATTATGTCGTCTGCCATGCTCGCAGGTGGCGATAGTCAAGGCGCCCTTTTTAAGGGGTTCAGCGATGACTATGAGAGCATGAATAATCAAGAGTTTGGCCCTGCCGTTGTGCGCCCAGGGTTAGGCTTCTTTGAAGACGGCTTGATCGATCAACACTTCGACCGCAAAGCCCGCCTGGGCCGACTGCTAGCCGTCATGCTGGAACATGAAGATGGCCAGCCATTAGGGATCGGCATTGATGAAGGCACCGCGCTCATTGTTGATAACGACGAATGGCAAGTGGCAGGCAGTGGCGGCGTAACACTGGTGGATACCAGCGAAACGACTCGCCCTTCAGCAGGATTTCCAATCAGCGTGGAAAACGTTCGCCTAAGCTATTTACTACCGGGAGACCGCTACCTGCCTGAAAGTGGTGAATATCATGTTCGCGAGGGTGCTTATGAAACCTCAGGAAATGAGTATTTCGATGTCCCTGTGAGCTTGCAGAGTGGCTTACTCAGCGCTAACCGTAACGTGCAGGAACTTATTGGCTTTGACCTACTAGACAACTCAGCCACCGAGCAAGTCACTTCCCTGCTAATAGGCGATGAAAACCAAGCTCTTCGGATCGTTTTTAGCCAAGACGAACAAACCCAAGGCTACTGGAGCCAGGATATGACGCTAGACCGCTACAGCTTTGAGAACGTCCGGATGGGCCTAGAACCACTGCGCGTAGAGTTGCAAACACCTTAA
- the hutI gene encoding imidazolonepropionase: MPNATDRRLWRDISIFDGLRTLPDRMAVITEGAHIIALSPMSEFNEQLANNCTEMGSGGVMTPGLVDCHTHLVFGGSRAEEFEARLEGASYEEIAKRGGGILSTVRATREASEDELLRLAKPRLEALIADGVTTVEIKSGYGLTLKDELKMLRVARRLGDMLPVNVVTTLLGAHALPPEYKDDSDGYIDLVCQEMIPAAVAEGLADAVDVFCEKIAFSVEQCERVFEAAKAHGLPIKAHAEQLSNLGGTAMAARHGALSADHIEYLDDAGIAAMREAGSVAVILPGAFHTLRETQQPPIAALRTAGVPMAVATDANPGSSPLFMPTLMLNLACTLFRLTPQEALTGMTAHGATALGLPGKGLIHEGAEADICVWDIDAPAELAYAVQPGRLRQRLFQGVLTHGN; encoded by the coding sequence ATGCCGAATGCAACGGATCGTCGCCTCTGGCGCGATATCAGCATCTTCGATGGCTTGCGGACATTGCCCGACCGCATGGCCGTTATTACTGAAGGCGCGCACATCATCGCCTTGTCGCCCATGAGTGAGTTCAATGAGCAGCTCGCCAATAACTGTACAGAGATGGGCAGCGGCGGTGTGATGACCCCAGGCCTCGTGGATTGCCACACCCACCTTGTATTTGGTGGTTCTCGGGCTGAAGAGTTTGAAGCGCGGCTTGAAGGGGCTAGCTATGAAGAGATTGCTAAACGCGGCGGCGGCATCCTCAGTACCGTTCGCGCTACGCGTGAAGCTAGCGAAGATGAGCTGCTAAGACTCGCGAAACCGCGTCTTGAAGCACTGATTGCTGACGGCGTTACCACCGTGGAGATTAAGTCTGGCTACGGGCTAACCCTGAAAGATGAACTCAAGATGCTGCGCGTCGCGCGTCGCCTCGGCGATATGCTGCCAGTCAACGTCGTCACGACGCTATTGGGCGCCCATGCCCTCCCCCCAGAATACAAAGATGATAGCGACGGCTATATCGATCTTGTCTGCCAGGAAATGATCCCCGCAGCAGTGGCCGAAGGTCTGGCAGATGCGGTTGATGTGTTCTGCGAAAAGATCGCCTTTTCGGTGGAACAGTGCGAGCGAGTGTTTGAAGCCGCCAAAGCCCATGGCTTACCCATCAAGGCTCACGCCGAACAGCTCTCTAACCTAGGTGGCACAGCCATGGCCGCTCGCCACGGTGCATTATCTGCTGACCACATTGAGTACCTGGATGACGCAGGCATCGCTGCCATGCGTGAAGCGGGTAGCGTGGCGGTCATACTGCCTGGTGCCTTCCATACCCTGCGTGAAACGCAACAACCGCCTATCGCCGCCCTGCGCACCGCAGGCGTTCCAATGGCAGTGGCGACCGATGCAAACCCTGGCAGCTCCCCACTGTTTATGCCCACGTTGATGCTCAACTTGGCCTGCACGCTGTTCCGCCTAACACCCCAAGAAGCACTGACGGGCATGACAGCCCATGGGGCAACCGCGCTAGGGCTGCCAGGTAAAGGGCTCATTCATGAAGGGGCAGAAGCCGACATCTGCGTATGGGATATCGATGCGCCCGCAGAGCTCGCGTACGCCGTACAGCCAGGACGCCTTCGTCAGCGCCTGTTCCAGGGAGTGCTTACCCATGGCAACTAA